The Neodiprion lecontei isolate iyNeoLeco1 chromosome 6, iyNeoLeco1.1, whole genome shotgun sequence sequence TGAATTCTGTTAAGCCGGCGGAGGACAAGCCGATAATTTTTATGGCTATAAAACTACGCTTTCAATAGTTTGCAGAAAATCTGAATACCCAGCTACggaaatttaatatcaatCGATACAAGGTTTTATTGTCCattaatataaattcaaaacaattcCACGTAATCACGACTCTTCCGAAACTGTGTATTTTACATCGATTATTGAATCCCTCAATACGCATTTAACTTAGCCAAGTGGATTAACAGCATTCTGGAGTTACGTAACTTCTACACGCAATCAATGGATTTAATTATAGCGTGGACTTTTTAATCAGAAAATTTATCACCAATGGGATTCTACATACCTAATCgtatgtaataaattctacGGGAACATAGTCATTGTGCGTAAATTGGAAACATAAAAAGGcgacaaagaaaaaaggaacgaaGAAGTGCTAGACGAAACTGCTAAATTTGCATTCCGCCACGTCTTCGGAGTACGCAACGAGAGGTGAGCACCGGACGATGATAGTTGTTGGCCTTCTTTCCGTGACTATGTACGCATACGCAAAGCTCGGAATTACATGTGACCGCTTGCTCAATGACAGAATAAACACAACTTACCTTACATCATCGCATCAtgttcgatattttttgtGGCTACAGTATAGTTTTTACTACCTCAAACCATAAACTGTCTGGGTATGAATTTTTCTCTGCCCCCAGAGAACATCCTGCCATCTGTGATATCTTTCGTTCcacctttcattttcaatttttaggcAAATTTTAGACCAGCGGGTTCAACAACCCCGATAAACACGATTTTATACTGGGTGGGAGCGATTGGATGAAATTAGCCAATACCACGAGTCAGGTATTTCTTTCCTATCGGGTGACTGCCGGTCATTTCTAAATTGTCAAACGACTTTTCAGCATAATAAAGAAGAAgattaatatgaaaaaaagttgaaaaattaggcGTCCGTAAGAAACGACACGCTGATTATTTTGAGCCGGTGTCGGTTGCGTGTGTAAATGTTTGCGATTCTCGATAACGAGTATGAGATACGCCGTAtagattgcaaaaaaaaaagcaacaaacGAGAATTATTGGTCATCTTTTGCGGGTGTGGCGTACCTGCTTCGAGGACTTCCGGGATCAGCCGCTCGCAGACTGAAATTATTAGTTGATCATTATTGCAAACGAGGTAATTCGAAGGTATGTCTGATAAATGCAAGCTCCGTTTGCACCTTAATGTCAAACAATGCTGGATGTATTATTTCaagaattacattttttaaatatttggaAACTAACTGTAACCGCGATAAGACCTCAAAATTGTTTCAACGACATATAGTCTGTAGGATAAATGAGTTTACAGTGCTTCGTAGTGAAGCAATTGTCATTTGAATAAGTCTGatatatctataataatatCTGAGCGAAAGTTTTCCGTTCATCGAGTGAGATTGAAAGTGTTTATACTATTATACTaacgttaacaaaaaatacgtttacatATAATTGACCGCTCACCAAGATTCAATAATAGATTATacacgaggtcgagaattcttaccCTTCatattgaaattgtttgattGCGATGAGTTATATTTAAATGCTATTGTTTCGCTTCCGGTTTCTCTATTCTTCTATGTGATTCACGTATGTGTTTAAAGGATTAgctattcattttttcagatttctttgGATTGAGCGTATGCCCATGACATACGTTTGGAAATCATTCAAGGATTTTTGAGATCCACATAGCTTCAAATCAGGATGATTTGTGAAATAAGATTTCGTAAAAAACTTTTACTGTATTCCTTGAAGTttacggtaattttttttctcaaattcttcTTTCGTTAAAGTGTAGTGTTTACCAAAAATCAGCGTCAATCATTCGTAGCACAAAAGTGCCCCAATCGATTTGGCTGAAACTTTTACATAGCATACCTTCTTCGATCCGAAAAACAGTCCATAAATTTCTAAGTGGGCTTAGTAGCAATTTACAAGTTATATAGAATAATACATGTATCACTATGAAACTTTTCAGCTtcgttaataaatattacgatAAGTACCGTGGTACGCAATACAATGTCAAAATTGAGCCGAAGTTACTCCATATTGAAACAATCAGCAGCTGGAGAgccagaaaaaatattttgctgaAATTTAGAATTCAAATGGCATGCCATCAGGAATGGGCATGAATACTAAATCGAAAAACAGTATAAACGAAGAATTTGTTATGACATAATACTTGGACGTACGATTTTAACATATCGATGGCTACTGATAACAAAGATTCATCTCCGGACTAACACGATGAAAACTTTAATCACCTGTGCTAATACATACACAGAAGATGAAAATACGTATCTCTTATGCTTATCTATGGAAGATACGTTTAATccaaaaaatcgtaaaaaaatttatggttgCTTCTTTCAATACGTACTTGAATTACGTagaagagcaaaaaaatcgaattaagTCCGGTAAATCGGTCGTTCGTATAGgtttatgtatacattttgGTTAAGTTATAAAGGTAGCACAAGAAAGAACTCGTAAAACTCATTTACATCGAAAGAAATacttttaatatatttatgatTGGTTAATTATTGAACTATCCGTGCATCTCTAAAACTTAATGTCATaggtgaattattttcacaagaATTAgtcgaaaaattatcattatgTTTCCAATAATTTACTCTGGTTTATCACACTCTAAGTAGCAGAGAAACATAATTTTCGGCAATTTTGGTAATATAACGATATTCTAACACGTTTTTAGCTGTGAATTTATCGATTATAAAGTAATTATTCAGAGTTTATTAGAGTTAAAATAACTAAGGACCATGTTTgacttgtttgaaattcatattttaattgctattcttcctaattttttttaccagtcATCCTTCCTTCTTTACCATTCATCCATTCATCTAGTGATATCAGAACAGCATTGGTAtcggtagaaaaattttttttttttaatatctgtGAATTTTTAGGTTTTGGACCTCACCTATCCGAAACACAGGtcattataaaaatgttggtaTGATTGCATCGAACAAAAAATTCGCAAGTCTCGAAGGACTCCGACACAGTTTATACGATGtttattggaaattttacGCGAATTGCCataaaacgaataaaataatgcaatAAGAAACAATTTCACGAAAAACGAAGGAACCGActcgttagaaaaaaaagaatattgacGACAAAAGATATCGATCATACTTGATggtatttcaattaattgaaTTAGTTCGTAAAGTGATGAAAGTTCCGCAATAAATACTATTTTCACGGCTGGTTGTGATCGAAATGATTAAATTATAGAAAATCCAACCAATGAAAACAAGGGTCTAACTATTCAGATGTACGTTTTAGGAAATCGCTTTTTTATCCTGTGTAGAAAACTTGAGCTGCGCTGgcatttgtaaaatttcatattttaatgCGAATCTAAACCATGCTTTTGTGTATCGTGAAATTCAATTGAGTATCAATTGTTGTTACATATCGAAAGTCAATTGGTGTAAATCATATTATCAATTGAAtacattttaatattttgtagCTCTGTTCTGGAAAGTGAAAAGAAGGAGACGGTGTGTACGGCAAGTTGCAGTGCAGCAGGCGCATTTGGCGAGAATGAGTACTCGCGAATTATATCTATACGGTTGTCGTACATGATACAAGAAATGGAATCGAGCGCACTTGGAGTGATTCATTAATCAGTTTGGTTTCTCCAGTGAAAGGTGGCTCTGGATACGTAATTATAGAACGCGGTTAGCGTCGAAGCATTTCAGGGAGAGTGTCTAAACGGCGGTACTTGTAAGAACATTTTTACTGGGCTACAGTTTATCTCGAGTCATTCATCACTCTTAACTAATGATCTTCAGTGTACAGCTGGCTAGCTCATGATTATACGAGTATATGATTCTCGTAAtgtcaaatttcattcattctaCACACGTCGACTCTTCCGTCTACCTGGGGATCAATAAAACAGCAAACATTGAAACTGAAAGCATGTTTGAAGATAGAATGTGTTTTGCCGTAGGTATTGGACTTTGATAATTCACTTCGTAcacaattaataataatgtttgAATGTAGGTGTGATTGATTCTTTCACGATGACAGAAGGGAGGTCCGCTATTAACTAATAACATTCATCTCAATATTAGCTTTCACTTACAGTGGGAACATAATTATGGAGCGTTCTTTATCACTGATGACGAGGTGTAGAGCATAGAAACAATTTAGTTCTCGCATCGAATTTTGTTTCGCTCTTGTTCGGGCAACGTTAAATTGGAAGTGGGGAAATACGTATGGGAGGAGTTGGTCGTTTTGTGCAGCAGTGAAAGTACCGCTCGGCGGAACAGTATTTCGATGGAATAATCATTCCCCGATtctaatgagaaaaaaataattggtgTTTCCATTAAGCGTTTTCGGACAGGAACACTATCACCATTAGTTGTCGAATTATAAAGAGTAGTAAATATTTGACACTGTAGAACAGATCTTGCCTCGAATCAAATATCCGTTCAATTAAAGGCACGCGAAGCTGAAAACTCGATTATTATATTCAGCAGGATATTCGGTGCAGAAATACCACGTATCTAGTATGTGGTCTTCTTCAAAGTAAGAGTTGAAATGCTTGAGTTTGGGAAACGCTTACGTTTCTGCCGCTGACAACGGCGAGTGCAGAAAACTGCACGAATGGTTGTTCCAAATGAATTGCTTGGTTCTTTTATGTCCGTCAGTTGCCGCCTTTCGCTTGGCTCGTTAAAAAGAACAAAAGAACTAGGGTTGAGTAAAACATTCACTTTCAATAAACTCATTGTTAAACTTTATCATACACAATGCAGACTATTGTTTAATTCCGATGCCGGGAGTGTGAACTGTTTCGAAAGTGGTTCGATCAAAACATTTCGTGTGCATATAACAACAAAGTAATTTATCGTTTGTTTGAATCGATGAACTTCAATAGGTATTGAGATTTGGTATAAAATCCGTGTAATATCTAATATGCATCACTATAAACGTGGATCAAAGACAACCACATATCAGATTGAATTCGATTTCGTTTGAGCTTTGAGTAGAAATCGTCACGGAAGAGCATAAGTAGTATTCAAGTGATTAGAACAAAATGTCACGGTTAAGGATGAATGGCGGGTCCTCTGAATTGAAtgttcgaagagaaaaaaaaactgcgcaACAAATCTCCAGGAATGTTATTTGCGTCGATGATAGATAACGCGAACGAAACAAGATCCTTATACTATTCAAAGAAATGAATCTAAACAATTTCCATCAACAAAAGCtaaaatattaacaatttaAGAAAAGGTTTTATAATTCGAACGTTCAATACGATTAAAATCTGGTGTTTTTCATCCACTTTCAATGTTTTTGGGCAAACATCCATAAAAATCTCTACAGATCGTAAAAATAGATTTGCATATTGAGTACTCTGAGTGCGGTATAATGTACATTGGTCAACAATTACATTCGCGCGTTTTAACTTTACTGccatctaaaatttttctaatgttttttaaaaaatctgtgGGGTTCTATTCAATGAGTAAAATGagtttaatcattttgaacATTCTAATTCTTAAACCTTTTCTTAAAGTGTTGACATTTTGTCTCGTGTTATTCGAATTCGCtcagattaattttttttactgagaAAGAATATTGTTTCATTCCTGTTTACTAtcagatttttgaaataattacgtCTGTTCGTCTATCTATTGATTCAAACGGTTCGATCGATTCGTCCTTAATTCTTTCTCATTAAAATCTATTAAAATGGGACTTAATGTTTCTTGTAAGTAACTAAACTCGGTACtgtaacaagaaaataaaaaaatccaccTCTTCCAAGTCCCTCACGGTTCGATCTAGTTCTCGATCAGTACTACCTGTACCGCTTGACATTGATCTTGGATGGTTGGTGGCCAGCATTTGCGCACCGTCATTCCATGTTTTTAGCCCGTATCGAAACTGGGTAAATGTAGGTACACACCTTACAGCGAAAGTGAGAGGAGAAAGATCACTGGATAAATAATAGTTCAACTTTTGCTTTTATTCAGTGACTGGTTCGTGCTCAGTTACCGGACTGACAAGAATTGATCGGCGATCGTCCATCTTTTTATCatactttttgttttcttcgttCAGTATAGTATAGTGAGTCATGAAAATTTAGTACTGCTGCCGGTTAGACTAGCTCTTTCTCAGTGTCGATCAATTCAAATCTCGCGCCGATTATTGCGGCAAAAAATATCGCGATTTAATGGAGGTACGAGGCCAGAAAAAAACTAGTCCTCGTTGTCACCTGTACGTTCAGCGAGCTGCTCTCTAAAATTTGCTCCTGCAACAAAACATTTCTTCCTCGGTATGGATTTCGCTTTAGATTAAATTCCTCTTGAATAAacctttcaaaattctcactttttaagcAAAACCTGAACGCGGACGTTTATCGCAAATCTGTGGTCATCTGCACTTTCACTGACGAAGtaattgctgattattttactcaaGATAGGGACGGAGATTATTTCATTAATGGTAAAGATAATTGTAAATGCAATTTCTTTTACCTACTATCTAGCTGCACAGACATACTGCACAGGACGCAGGCTTAGATTCAAACCGCAGAAACGGAACTCATCAATTTCAGTGTGATTACCGGTTTCTGATACACGCGTGCGATTTTCCTTCTTGTGCGTAATTGTACGGAAATTCATAACATGGGCGAGGTTTTATTGCTCCACAAATTCAGCACCGTTACTTATTCAGGCGTTGGCGACTTCAATTACTCCACTATATTTATAGGCGGGTCTTATTTGTAAGTTTCAAAAGATTGAGACACTGTCAAGACTTTCAAAATGTTGAAGTGCTCTCCAATCAAATTCGCAAATACATAGTATACTCGTAAGTGAAATAGCTTTGAGTTTTGTACTAGCTTTGACATCCATATTCCGGCTGCATTGTGACGTGCAATCATGCCGTTGTGGGAAGTTAAAGTGGCATGGAACGAgtgtaaaatttattgcatGTAAAAACACATAGCGTGTTGGTTTTATCAGCTTGCAATCGGACGTGACGTTTTCGCGAAGGGCACTGGACTATCACTCAGTTTATATTGTGTGAATAAACTGACATTTGAGTCATGCGAACCTTCTAGTATCTATGGGAAACTCAGTAATGACTTTTCGAGTCTCCTGTAAACTCAGCTTagtgttaaaaaattctcatttgACATTAACATACTCTGCAGGTTCGCAGAACATGCTTGTTATAGAGACAAAAATGACCAAAGTTTGTACAGCATATTTTGAATTACAAATGTTTTGACTCACATCGATCTCATTTCCAATACTCGTTCTTagtatatacgtgtaatttttgtttcaataacGTGATAACCGGGCAATTCGGAAAGTTGTCATAATTTCTGTTTGTCGGAATGTCGTACGATGaacttaattttttctaaagatGAATATGTAAGATACGATTTACTGTATTGATGAGAGCTATTGTCTCGTTGATACTGTCGAAGCAGCATTCTTTCCATAATTGTAGCGTACTTCTTGCAGGTATAATGACTAGTGGATACACTCGGTTGCACTCGAATCCAGTCTCCACGGAGAAGGGGAGAAGCAGTAAGGAATCGGAGACCGGAGAAGGTCGAGAAGTTGCTGAGAGTTCGCGACGAGGAGTAGGAGACCTTTCTTCTTCGACGGGAAACGGCAAGTGAGCGGGCGACGAACCCGGTTACCGGAAAAAAGAAGACATTTGCGAACGTAGGCAAGTCAGTTAGATAGAGAGTGCTTTCTTCGGATCTGTCACGGTGAAGGTCCTCATATATAAGCCACTGGACGCTCTGAAATGGTCAGTGAAGTTCGCCTCACTGTAAATACCACCCAAATCTCAAAAGCAATCATGTTCCGATTTGTAAGTCTCCGACGAAGCAGTTACAACCCATTTTTACCATTCTACCGTATTATTAGTTTGATAACAAATTGAACTCACCGGaagttttgaatatttcaccAGATTTCTCGTACCGATTTCTTGATATATTGATATACTGACTTGATGTATCCACTAAAGTTACTTCCGCTTCCTTAATGCCCTAATCAAAGAACCTATCCAGAGTCAGGCACCCCGATAGTTCCTTCCCGCTCATATTCATGagaaaattatgcaaataGTGATCTTGAACTCTTTAAAATCGCACAGTTTCTGTTGACGGTGGTTTTGGCCACGGCGAAGGCGTCTTACTTCTCTGGAGGTCACGGACTCTCAGTTCAACCAAAGTTCCTCTCGCAGTCTGTGCATCTCCAGGAAATACCCACTAAGATCATAAGGATCACAAAGACCGTGGCTGTCAAGGTTCCCGTGCCCTACCCAGTTAAGGTGAGTCTACAGTCATCCCGAAGTTTGCTGACCGAACTGCCATTTTGCTGGTGATTTTGTTCTGCAAAACGAACTTCTGGTTCATCTGCTTCATAGCATACCGATCTCCCTGTTCCAACGTATCCCGTGTCACCACCAGTTTACTCAAATCCGTTCGGTTTCCCCCAGGTTCCTCAACACATCCCGGTTCCGGTACCGGTCAACCATCCAGTGGCAGTTCCGGTGCCTCAGATCGTGAAGGTGCCCCATCACATTCCGATCGAGATATCGAAGCCGGTACCTTACGAGCTCCAGCAACAGGTACCCCTCCTCGTCTCGAAGCCAGTACCTTTCCCGCAGCCAGTAGCAGTTCCACATCCGGTTGCCATAAACAAACCAGTCCTGTATCCGGTGCCCCATGCGGTACCTTACCCACAGCACAGTGAGTCGACCGGTTACGAGCAAGGTGGATACAGCGGTGGGAACGACGAAGGTGCCGGCCACGGAGAACAGAGCTACAATTCATACACCGTTGAGTCTCAGGGGAACGATTATGATCAGGGTGGCCACAACTCAAATtacggaaatgaaaatttccatGGATCTCAGCCGGACTACTCGGCCCAGCACTGACACCCGGAAGGATCAAAGCACGAATCTACCGCCGTGGCCAAAGTCATTGTtaagtttttgtttgttaatGTCTCTTGTTGATCCACCCTGTAGGACTTTTgttttgtatgtatttttgtaataaaaattcgtgCATTTACGGCACCCAAGAAAATCTTAGCCGGTCATTATACTCTGTCATGTCCGGCGCTGCTTATACCTgtacagaaattttatcagtacCCCTAAAAAACCCAGAGAATACGGCCCGAATACCGATAACCTTTGTTAGGATTTCAACCCTGAGAAGGTGTTGATCGATCAGCTTTAACTGGACTCTGCAGTCAGAAAGCTAGGTAATTTCCTCTCATGGGACGTGCATTTGAACTTCGCAATGGTCTTGAGTCCCCTAAGGCTATCCATAATAAACTTCCGTAACATAATGACAAGTGAGGGTGCGATGGTGAAACGCTACTGGTATTGATCTACGTTGTTTTTATGCAATTATTGAGATTCATGACTGTCGACGTGCCATTAGTTCAATCATAATATTTTATGAGTTACGTGGAGTGTAATGAGCTGTTTACTGCTGGTCGGAGCAACTTTATTCGTGAGCCTGAACGGTATGCAACCTGTTTAACGTACACGTATGTTTGCTTGCCTTTGGGCAGGACCACGGTAAGACCGGTCTTCTTTGTCGGTTCACCAACTTTCTACCGTCTACCGATAATGTGATCTGGACCAAACCATGGCTGAGCGTGTAAAAAAGTGTCACTCAGCGAATGAAACTGTCGAAATGGTTGAAATGTAGATTGAAGCGCGTTGATTTAAAATTCCAGTTTCTGGTAAGGCTTTCAAATCACAAGTGGATGAAGCTTACTTTCGAAATTACAGTTGGTACATTTCATCAGTTGGTGTTTAATTTCTGATACATTTTTCTGTCGGCAATAGTCTGagactcaaaaaaaaattctagttTGAAACCTAAGGTTTTCGcaatttggaaattgaaagCATATAAGCATTGCcattacatttattttcaactatttAGGCATAGCCGTTCTATTGATGATAATTGTAATTCAACTTTTGTCTG is a genomic window containing:
- the LOC107216777 gene encoding MAGE-like protein 2 — its product is MVSEVRLTVNTTQISKAIMFRFFLLTVVLATAKASYFSGGHGLSVQPKFLSQSVHLQEIPTKIIRITKTVAVKVPVPYPVKVPQHIPVPVPVNHPVAVPVPQIVKVPHHIPIEISKPVPYELQQQVPLLVSKPVPFPQPVAVPHPVAINKPVLYPVPHAVPYPQHSESTGYEQGGYSGGNDEGAGHGEQSYNSYTVESQGNDYDQGGHNSNYGNENFHGSQPDYSAQH